ACAGCGGCCAGGTCTGCCTGGGCACCGAGCGGGTCTATGTGGAGCGCCCGATCTTCGATCGCTTCGTCGCCGCGCTCAAGGAGATGGCCGAGTCGGTGCGCTTCGGCCGTCCGCGTGACGCCGGGGCCGACTACGGCCCCCTGATCAGCAAGGAGCACCAGCAGAAGGTGCTCTCCTACTACGCCAAGGCCGTCGAGGAAGGCGCGACCGTGGTCACCGGCGGCGGCGTGCCCGACATGAGCGCCGAACTGGCCGGTGGCAACTGGGTGCAGCCGACCATCTGGACCGGCCTGCCCGAAACCGCCGCGGTGGTGCGCGAAGAGATCTTCGGCCCCTGCTGTCATCTCCGTCCCTTTGACAGCGAGGCCGAAGTGGTGAGCCTGGCCAACGACACCGACTACGGTCTGTCCACGACCATCTGGACCACCAACCTCGCTCGCGCCCACCGTATGGCGGCCCGCATCGACGTGGGCATCACCTGGATCAACAGCTGGTTCCTGCGCGACCTGCGCACCGCCTTCGGCGGCTCCAAGCAGTCCGGCATCGGCCGCGAGGGCGGTGTGCACTCCCTCGAGTTCTATACCGAGACGCGCAACGTCTGCATCAAGCTATGAATAAAGCTACTGCGCGACCCGATCTTGCAACTGCGATGCTCACCGTACATTCGTACGGCTGCGCTTCTCGTCGCAACCTCGACGCCGCTCGCGACGCTTTCTCCATAGCTTGCAGCTCTGAATTTGACCTTACGGTAAATTTTCGATGAACGAAGAACTGATCAACCAATGCGGCGACGAGCTCTACACCGCCTGGCTCGAACGCAAGACCGTCGCGCCGCTGACCGAGCGTTATCCCGACATTGCGCTCGAAGACGCCTATAGGATCGCGCTGCGCTACATCGACCGCCGCGTGCAGGCGGGCGAGACCATCATCGGCAAGAAGATCGGCGTGACCTCCAAGCCGGTGCAGGACTTCCTCGGCGTGTTCCAGCCGGACTTCGGCCAGCTGACCTCCGGCATGGTCTATGAAGACGGCGCCACCATCGACCTGGGTACCCTGATCCAGCCCAAGGCCGAGGCCGAGCTGGCCTTCGTGCTCAAGGAAGATCTGACCGGCCCGGGCATCACCGCCATGGACGTGATCCGCGCCACCGACTACGTGGTGCCGTGCTTCGAGATCGTCGATTCGCGCATCACTGACTGGAAGATCAAGATCCAGGACACCGTGGCGGACAACGCCTCCTGCGGTGTCTATGTGCTGGGCAAGACGAAGGGCGATCCGCGCAAGCTGGACATCACCCTGGCCGGCATGGTGCTGGAGAAGAACGGCGAACTGTTCTCCACCGGCGTCGGCGCCGCCGTGCAGGGTTCCCCGGCCAACGCCGTGGCGTGGCTGGCCAACACCCTGGGCGAGCTGGGCATCCCCTTCAAGGCCGGGGAGGTGATCCTCTCCGGGTCGCAGTCGGCCCTGGTGCCGGTCACCGGCGGTGACGAACTGGTCTGCCATGTGGGCGGGCTGGGCAGCTGCAGTATCAAATTCTCGGGCAGGAGCGCCGTATGAGCATGGAAACCACCCTCACGCGCGAAGACATCGTGCGCCTGACCGAACGCATCGAAGGCGCCCAGACCCGCGCCTACGCGATCCCCAAGCTCACCAACGAGTACCCGAACATGACGCACGGCGACGGCTATGCCGTGCAGACGGAGCTGCGCCGCCGCTTCATCGCCCAGGGCCACCGTCATGTGGGCTGGAAGGCCGGGCTCACCTCCAAGGCCAAGATGCAGCAGATGGGCGTGAACGTGCCCTCCATCGGCTTCCTCACCGACCGCATGGCGCGGCCGGAAAACTCCGCCATCTCCACCGGCGACCTGGTGCATCCGCGCGTGGAATGTGAAGTGGCCTTCGTCACCAACAAGACCCTGATCGGCCCCAACTGCACCAAGGAAGAGGTGCTCGAGGCCACCGACTACGTGCTGCCGGCGGTGGAGATCATCGATTCGCGCTTCTCCGGTTTCAAGTTCGACCTCGAGAGCGTGATCGCCGACAACGGCTCGTCGGCCCGCTACGTGGGTGGCGGTCGCGCCCGCGACCCCAAGGACCTGGATCTGCGCACCCTGGGCGTGGTGATGGAAAAGAACGGCGAGATGGTGGCCATGGGCGCCTCCGCCGCCGTGCTCGGCCATCCCGCCGAAGCCGTGGCCATGCTGGTGAACATCCTCGCCGAGATGGGCGAGACCCTGCCGGCCGGCAGCTTCGTCATGAGCGGCGGCATCACCGAAGCCATTGCCGTGCAGCCGGGCGACAACGTGATCGCGCGCTTCCAGGAGCTGGGAAGTGTGTCGATGCGGTTTGTCGAATAAGGCAGATTCGGCTGGCGAAGTGACGATCGAATTCCTCCCCCTTCAAGGGGGAGGTCAGGAGGGGGATGGGGTTCGTCGGTTACGTTCTAACCCCATCCCCACCCCAACCCTCCCCTTGAAGGGGAGGGGGCAGTGGCGCAGGCCGGATAAGCGAACGCGCCATCCGGCACCACGGTGCCACATGACAGGTTGATTGCCGGATGGCGCTGACGCTTATCCGGCCTGCGGGTTCAGACGAATCCGACAAGAAACAGAATGACTGAGAGGGATTCATGAAAAAGATTCGTTGTGCACTGATCGGGTCGGGCAACATCGGCACCGACCTGATCTACAAGATCCAGCGCAGCCCGGTGCTCGAACCGGTATGGATGGTCGGGATCGATCCGGAATCCGAAGGCCTCAAGCGTGCCCGCGACATGGGCCTCAAGACCACCTACGAAGGTGTGGACGGCCTGCTGCCGCATGTGCTCGAAGACAACATCCAGATCGCCTTCGACGCCACCTCCGCCTATGTGCATGCGGAGAACAGCCGCAAGCTCAACGAGCTGGGCGTGATGATGATCGACCTGACCCCGGCCGCCATCGGCCCCCTGTGCGTGCCGCCGGTGAACCTGCGCCAGCATGCCGACAAGGTCGAGATGAACGTGAACATGATCTCCTGCGCCGGCCAGGCGACGATTCCCATCGTCAATGCCGTGGTGCAGGTGCAGAGCGTCGGCTACGCCGAGATCATCGCCTCGCTGTCGTCCAAGTCGGTCGGCCCGGGCACCCGCGCCAACCTGGACGAATTCACCTACACCACCTCCAACGCGCTGGAGAAAGTCGGTGGCGCGCGCAAGGGCAAGGCCCTGGCGATCATCAACCCGGCCGAGCCGCCGATGATCATGCGCAATACCATCTACTGCCTGACCGACGAGGCGCCAGATGAGGCGAAGATCATCGAATCGGTGCGCAAGATGATCGGTGAAGTGCAGAAGTACGTGCCCGGCTACAAGCTGGTGAACGGCCCGGTCTTCGACGAAGTGCCGCAGGGCCACCGGGTGGCGGTGTACATGGAAGTGGCCGGCCTGGGCGACTACCTGCCCACCTACGCCGGCAACCTGGACATCATGACCGCCGCGGCCTGCCGCACCGCAGAAATGTTCGCCGAGGAAATCCTCGCGGGCAAGATCCAACTCAAAGCCACGGAGGCCGCGTGATGACGGACTCGAACCTCAAGGGCCGCAAGGTCATCCTTCATGACATGTGTCTGCGCGACGGCATGCACGCCAAGCGCGAGCAGATCAGCGTCGAGCAGATGGTCAAGGTGGCCACCGCGCTGGACGATGCCGGTGTGCCCTACATCCAGGTGACCCACGGCGCCGGCATGGGCGGCAACTCGCTGCAGCACGGCTTCGCCCTGGCGAGCAACGAGGAATACATCAGCGCCGTGGCCGCCGCGGTCAAGCAGACCAAGATCTCGGTGCTGCTGATTCCGGGCCTGGGCACCATGCGCGAACTGCAGGCGGCCTACGAGGCCGGGGCCCGCAGCGTGCACGTGGCCACCCACTGCACCGAGGCCGACACCGCGCCCCAGCACATCGCCTACTGCCGCAAGCTGGGCATGGACACCACCGGCTTCCTGATGATGGCCCACCTCAACGACGCCAAGGGCATCGCCGAGCAGGGCAAGCTGATGGAAAGCTACGGCGCCCACACCGTGTATGTGACCGACTCGGCCGGCTACATGCTGCCGCAGGACGTGAAGGACCGCATCGGCGCCCTGCGTGAGGTGCTCAAGCCGGAGACCGAGATCGGCTTCCACGGCCACCACAACATGGGCATGGGCATCGCCAACTCGATCGCTGCCATCGAAGCCGGCGCCAGCCGCATCGACGGCTCCGTGGCCGGCCTGGGCGCCGGTGCCGGCAACACGCCGCTGGAAGTGTTCCTGGCCGTGTGCGACCGCATGGGCATCGAAACGGGTGTGGACCTGTTCAAGCTCATGGACGTGGCTGAAGACATCATCGTGCCGATGATGGACCACATGGTCCGTGTCGACCGCGACTCGCTCACCCTGGGTTTTGCCGGGGTGTATTCCACCTTCCTGCTGCACGCCAAGCGCGCGGCCGAGCGCTTCGGCGTGCCGGCCCGTGACGTGCTGGTGGAGCTGGGGCGCAAGAAGATGATCGGCGGTCAGGAAGACATGATCATCGACACCGCCATGACCATGGCCAAGGAACGTGGTTTGCTCAAGGACGTGGCATAAGAAAGAACCCGTAGGGCGGATAAGCGCAGCGCCATCCGCCAAGTCGGTGCAATTCGTCAGGTTGAATGGCGGATGGCGCGTTGCTTATCCGCCCTACGAAAACATCGATGAACAACAAAGGCCTGCCCACGCAGGCAGGCCGCATCACCCCTGACAATGGAGACAAGACAATGGCAATGAGAGGCATCCTTCGCCTGGGCGAAGTCCAGATCCGCGTGCTCGACATGGCGGAAGCCAAACGGCACTACGGCAAGTACATGGGCCTGCATGAAATGATGACCGACGCCGAAGGCAAGGTCTATTTCAAGGCCTGGAACGAGAAGGACCACCACAGCGTGGTGCTGCGCGAAACCGATCGGGCCGGTCTCGACCACTTCGCCTACAAGGTGTTCGACGACGCCACCCTGACCGAGCTGCAACGCAAGATCGAAGCCTTCGGCATCGCCGTCGAGAACGTAGACGCCGGGGTCTATCCCAAGAGCGGCCGGCGCATCAAGTTCCGCGTCCCCACCGGGCAGGAGATGCACCTGTACGCCGAGAAGGAGTACGCCGGCAACACCCTGGGCGAGACCAATCCGGGCACGCTGCCGGACGAGGGCGTGATCCGCGGCATGCGCATCGACGGGCTCGATCACCTGTTCGTCCTCGGCCCCAACATGGCCGACACGGTGCGCCTGTTCACCGAGGTGTTCGACTTCGACCTGGCCGAAGAGCTGGTGGATGAGCCCGGTGGCAACCAGATCCTCACCTTCTTCAGCTGCTCCTCGCGCGCCCATGACATCGCCTTCGGCATGCATCCGGAGCCGGACCGCTTCCACCATGCCTCGTTCCGCCTGAGTTCGACTGAGGACCATGTTTACGCCGGCGACCTGATGGGCAAGTACGGCATCCCCATCGAGCAGAACGACCGCCACGGCATCACCGGCGTGAAGACCATCTACTTCTTCGATCCGTCGGGCAACCGCAACGAGATCTTCGTGGGCGGTCATACCCGGTATCCGGACACCCCCAAGCTGACCTGGACCATGGATCACCTCGGCCTGGCGGCCTTTGCCCAGTCCCTGCACGTGCCCGAGACCTTCCTCGGCGTGTCCACCTGATCGAACCAGAGAAACGGAGTACAGCGTGAGCAACAGCACAAGCGACGCAGATCGCACCGAAATCGCGGTGGTCGTCGGCGCCACCGGCGCCTTCGGCAACAAAATGGTCGACCGCCTGGTCGAGGCCGGCCTCAAGGTCGTGGCGGTGGCGCGCAGCGCCGAATCGCTGGCCGAGCTGCAGGCGCGCCAGCCGTCCATCGGCGTGTGCGTGGCCGACATCTCGGACGACTCGTCCATCGCTGCCATCAAGGAAGTCCTCGACCGCCCGGTGCGCGCCGTGGTCCATGGCCCCGGCGTGGGCGTGGCCGGCGGCATCCTGGTCGCCCCGACCGCGACCATGGTCGACGCGGTGAACATCAAGGTCGGCGGCCTGCTGCGCCTTTCGCGCGCGGCGGACGAACGCTTCGTCAAGGGCAGCCGCATCATCGCCATCGGTGGTCACTACGGCCTCGAGCCCACCGCCTACGCGGCTTCGGCCGGCGTGGCCAACGCCGCGCTGGTGAACGTGTCCCGACAGCTGAGCCTGGCCTATGGCCCGCGTGGCATCACGGCGCATGTGATCGCGCCCGGACCGGCCGACACCGAGCGCCTGCGCAACGTGGCCAGGGCCCGTGCCGAGCAGCGCGGCTGCAGTGTTGACGACGTGCTCGACGAGCTCAAGGAAGAGTCGTCCATCGGCGCCTTCACCACGCCCGAGCAGGTGGCCTGGGCGGTCAGCATGCTGCTCGATCCCTGCGCCGACGCCATGACCGGTTCCACCCTGATGCTCGACTCCGGCCGCCGCAAGGGCCTGCCCTGAGCCGGGTCGTCGCCCCGTACCTGATCCGAACGATTTTCTGGAGAGAACCATGCCCGTCGTCACCTTTCACCTGATCGACAACGAGACCAACAACGCCAAGGCCGAGGCGTTGTTGCAGGGCGCCTGTGCGCTCTACGCCGAAGTGCTCGACGCGCCCATCGAACGCATCCGTGCCTTCATCACCCTGCACCGTGCCGAGCACTTTCTGGTGCATGGTCAGCTGTGTTCGAAGAACGGCGTCAATTCGCCCTTCTTCGACTTCATCATCATGAACGGCCGCCCCATCGAGATGCACAACCGGCTCATGAAGGGTTTTACCGACCTGCTCGTCGAAGTGCTTGGCGTCAGGCGTGACGACGTGCGCGGCATCTGCCGCCGGGTCGAACCCGAAGACTGGTGCATTTCAGGCGAACCGGCCAGTGAGGTTCGCAAGGCCGAGGTCGAGGCGCGCAAGGCGGCTGCCGCCAATGCCTGACCGGGCCTAACCGCTCCCGCTCCGACCGACAAAGCCCTCTCCTCAAGAGTGTCGGTCGACTTCAGCCCTCCGCAGTCCGTGTGGCTGCGGAGGTTTTTTTTTTGGAAATCATCCGACCCGGGAATCACGACATGAACGTGCTGATCGTCTTCGCCCACAATGAACCGCAATCCTTCAACGCGGCGATGAAAGACCTGGCCGTCAGCGAGCTCGAGGCGCAGGGGCACCGCGTTCAGGTCTCCGACCTCTACGCCATGCGCTGGAATCCGGTCGCCAGCGCCGCCGACTTCGGCAGCCGCAAGAATCCGGACTACCTGGTCTATGCCCTGGAGCAGCGCCACAACTACGAGGCCGGCACCCTGGCGCCCGACATCGCCGCCGAGGTGGAGAAGGTCAAATGGGCGGACTTCATCCTCTTCAACTTCCCCATCTACTGGTACGGTATGCCGGCGATCATGAAAGGCTGGATCGACCGGGTGTTCATCTCCGGCCTGTGTTACGGCGGACGCCGCATCTACGACCGCGGCGGCCTGGCCGGCAAGCGGGCCATGCTCGCGTTCTCGCTCGGCGGGCAGGAACACATGTTCGGCGAGGGGGCCATCCACGGCGAGCTCGACCTGCTGCTGCGCCCCATCCAGCGCGGCATGCTCGCCTATGTCGGCCTCACCGTGCTGCCGCCGTTCATCGCCTGGCACGTCCCCTACGTGACCGACGCGGCGCGCGCCGCCCTGCTGGCCGACTACCGTACGCGGCTGCGCCAGCTCGACACCCTGGCGCCGCTGCGCTTCGCGCGCATGGCCGATTTCGACGACACCTTGCGCCCACGCGCCGTGGCGTCGTGAGCTGGCGGCTCGCAATCAAGAGAAAAAGAGCCTCCGCGCCGGCGGCGCGGAGGGCCTGATCAAAGCTCGGCCGGCGCGGTGGAGTGCGCCGGCCCGTCTCAGGTCGGAAGGGCCGCCGCTGCGCAAACCGCAGCGGCGGCCCATGGTCCGCCAGGACGGAATCGGGCGTCCAATACCGATGAAGGGCGCAGGCAATACCTTGCCGGTATGGTGTCGCGCCGAGCGTTGCGATCAGTCGAGGTGACGCAGGAATTCGGCGCGGGCGGCGTGCAGCACCTCGTGCTGCGCCGGTGACACCAGCGACAGGGCGAGCCGGTGATAGGCCTCGAAGGCCGCCACCACGTCGGCCGCGTCCACCCGGGCCGGCGCCGGCGCCGGGCCCTCGCCGGCGATCGGCGTGAGCACCGCGTGCTTGGGGATGAACACCGTGCCGCCCTTGTCGGTGGCCCCGGTCATCGGCCCGACCTTGGTGAGGGTCCGGCCTTTCCATTCGAAGCGGGCGCCGATGGGCAGGTGATCGAGTTTCATGGGGTGTGCGGGAGCGGACGAACAGACCCCTAGCGTATCCCAATCCGCACCCGCCGGCGCGCCGGCAAGCGCTCAGTAGCGTCCGGGCACGTACAGGTCCGAGGGCAGGGTGCCGCGTTCGTAGTCGGGGTTGAACACCCGCTCGGGCAGGGTGATGGGCTCGCGCTGCACGTCCTCGTAGGGAATCCTTCCGAGCAGGTGAGCGATGCAGTTCAGGCGCGCGCGCTTCTTGTCGTTGCCCTCGACGATGTACCAGGGCGCTTCCGGGATGTGGGTGCGCTCGAGCATCTCTTCCTTGGCCTTGGTGTAGTCCTCCCAGCGCACCCGCGACTGCAGGTCCATGGGGCTGAGCTTCCACTGCTTGAGCGGGTCGTGGATGCGCATCAGGAAACGCAGCTGCTGTTCCTCGTCGGTGATCGAGAACCAGTACTTGATCAGGCGGATGCCCGAGCGCACCAGCATGCGCTCGAACTCGGGCACGTCCTGGAAGAACTGGCCGACCTCGTCCTCGGAGGCGAAGCCCATGACCCGCTCCACCCCGGCGCGGTTGTACCAGGAACGGTCGAACAGCACGATCTCGCCGGCCGCCGGCAGGTGCGGCACGTAGCGCTGGAAGTACCACTGGGAGCGCTCCCGGTCGGAGGGCCTGGCCAGCGCGACCACACGGCACACACGCGGGTTGAGGCGCTGGGTGATGCGCTTGATGGCGCTGCCCTTG
The nucleotide sequence above comes from Nitrogeniibacter mangrovi. Encoded proteins:
- a CDS encoding tautomerase family protein — encoded protein: MPVVTFHLIDNETNNAKAEALLQGACALYAEVLDAPIERIRAFITLHRAEHFLVHGQLCSKNGVNSPFFDFIIMNGRPIEMHNRLMKGFTDLLVEVLGVRRDDVRGICRRVEPEDWCISGEPASEVRKAEVEARKAAAANA
- the dmpG gene encoding 4-hydroxy-2-oxovalerate aldolase; this encodes MTDSNLKGRKVILHDMCLRDGMHAKREQISVEQMVKVATALDDAGVPYIQVTHGAGMGGNSLQHGFALASNEEYISAVAAAVKQTKISVLLIPGLGTMRELQAAYEAGARSVHVATHCTEADTAPQHIAYCRKLGMDTTGFLMMAHLNDAKGIAEQGKLMESYGAHTVYVTDSAGYMLPQDVKDRIGALREVLKPETEIGFHGHHNMGMGIANSIAAIEAGASRIDGSVAGLGAGAGNTPLEVFLAVCDRMGIETGVDLFKLMDVAEDIIVPMMDHMVRVDRDSLTLGFAGVYSTFLLHAKRAAERFGVPARDVLVELGRKKMIGGQEDMIIDTAMTMAKERGLLKDVA
- a CDS encoding NAD(P)H-dependent oxidoreductase, with translation MNVLIVFAHNEPQSFNAAMKDLAVSELEAQGHRVQVSDLYAMRWNPVASAADFGSRKNPDYLVYALEQRHNYEAGTLAPDIAAEVEKVKWADFILFNFPIYWYGMPAIMKGWIDRVFISGLCYGGRRIYDRGGLAGKRAMLAFSLGGQEHMFGEGAIHGELDLLLRPIQRGMLAYVGLTVLPPFIAWHVPYVTDAARAALLADYRTRLRQLDTLAPLRFARMADFDDTLRPRAVAS
- the dmpE gene encoding 2-oxopent-4-enoate hydratase produces the protein MNEELINQCGDELYTAWLERKTVAPLTERYPDIALEDAYRIALRYIDRRVQAGETIIGKKIGVTSKPVQDFLGVFQPDFGQLTSGMVYEDGATIDLGTLIQPKAEAELAFVLKEDLTGPGITAMDVIRATDYVVPCFEIVDSRITDWKIKIQDTVADNASCGVYVLGKTKGDPRKLDITLAGMVLEKNGELFSTGVGAAVQGSPANAVAWLANTLGELGIPFKAGEVILSGSQSALVPVTGGDELVCHVGGLGSCSIKFSGRSAV
- a CDS encoding catechol 2,3-dioxygenase, which encodes MRGILRLGEVQIRVLDMAEAKRHYGKYMGLHEMMTDAEGKVYFKAWNEKDHHSVVLRETDRAGLDHFAYKVFDDATLTELQRKIEAFGIAVENVDAGVYPKSGRRIKFRVPTGQEMHLYAEKEYAGNTLGETNPGTLPDEGVIRGMRIDGLDHLFVLGPNMADTVRLFTEVFDFDLAEELVDEPGGNQILTFFSCSSRAHDIAFGMHPEPDRFHHASFRLSSTEDHVYAGDLMGKYGIPIEQNDRHGITGVKTIYFFDPSGNRNEIFVGGHTRYPDTPKLTWTMDHLGLAAFAQSLHVPETFLGVST
- the dmpH gene encoding 2-oxo-3-hexenedioate decarboxylase, coding for MSMETTLTREDIVRLTERIEGAQTRAYAIPKLTNEYPNMTHGDGYAVQTELRRRFIAQGHRHVGWKAGLTSKAKMQQMGVNVPSIGFLTDRMARPENSAISTGDLVHPRVECEVAFVTNKTLIGPNCTKEEVLEATDYVLPAVEIIDSRFSGFKFDLESVIADNGSSARYVGGGRARDPKDLDLRTLGVVMEKNGEMVAMGASAAVLGHPAEAVAMLVNILAEMGETLPAGSFVMSGGITEAIAVQPGDNVIARFQELGSVSMRFVE
- a CDS encoding SDR family NAD(P)-dependent oxidoreductase, whose product is MSNSTSDADRTEIAVVVGATGAFGNKMVDRLVEAGLKVVAVARSAESLAELQARQPSIGVCVADISDDSSIAAIKEVLDRPVRAVVHGPGVGVAGGILVAPTATMVDAVNIKVGGLLRLSRAADERFVKGSRIIAIGGHYGLEPTAYAASAGVANAALVNVSRQLSLAYGPRGITAHVIAPGPADTERLRNVARARAEQRGCSVDDVLDELKEESSIGAFTTPEQVAWAVSMLLDPCADAMTGSTLMLDSGRRKGLP
- the ppk2 gene encoding polyphosphate kinase 2; translation: MQDPIPDTLDWLKAELDDALDEDVELEMSEPALSLELRKLYRRKHPETLDRRTYFTALIQLQAELIKLQDWVVDRGEKVVVLFEGRDSAGKGSAIKRITQRLNPRVCRVVALARPSDRERSQWYFQRYVPHLPAAGEIVLFDRSWYNRAGVERVMGFASEDEVGQFFQDVPEFERMLVRSGIRLIKYWFSITDEEQQLRFLMRIHDPLKQWKLSPMDLQSRVRWEDYTKAKEEMLERTHIPEAPWYIVEGNDKKRARLNCIAHLLGRIPYEDVQREPITLPERVFNPDYERGTLPSDLYVPGRY
- a CDS encoding acetaldehyde dehydrogenase (acetylating) — protein: MKKIRCALIGSGNIGTDLIYKIQRSPVLEPVWMVGIDPESEGLKRARDMGLKTTYEGVDGLLPHVLEDNIQIAFDATSAYVHAENSRKLNELGVMMIDLTPAAIGPLCVPPVNLRQHADKVEMNVNMISCAGQATIPIVNAVVQVQSVGYAEIIASLSSKSVGPGTRANLDEFTYTTSNALEKVGGARKGKALAIINPAEPPMIMRNTIYCLTDEAPDEAKIIESVRKMIGEVQKYVPGYKLVNGPVFDEVPQGHRVAVYMEVAGLGDYLPTYAGNLDIMTAAACRTAEMFAEEILAGKIQLKATEAA